From a region of the Triticum aestivum cultivar Chinese Spring chromosome 7D, IWGSC CS RefSeq v2.1, whole genome shotgun sequence genome:
- the LOC123168890 gene encoding L-type lectin-domain containing receptor kinase IX.1-like: protein MGSRRHPSPPTTLVFLVLLLCLFCAPRWAFSLSFNLNFSDPMAFSSIVIAGDASISPPTLELTKSERNTNIQDSFGRASYAHKVPLWSNATGEVACFTTTFSFLITPDKASLPNTGDGMAFFLAHFPSVISPLSNGGGLGLLPRAANDGGLPNNTDATGDSRIVAVEFDTYDNSAYRDINGNHVGIDVNSLISAASTDTTTSPGENLTSLHVMKATVKYHNESKMLAVHLVIGDALYQVNATIDLRKCLPEEVAVGFSGATGTVAELHQILSWSFSSTLQVESKKEAHPPAEPPLPIPTTSRNVHKKLVPILASVLVPLLFLLVCATAVLGWRRHKKRRANEDSEEECDDRAELERGVVAGGPRRYIYHELVAATSNFAEDEKLGRGGFGCVYRGHLTLTPAVGGAQDRRAVAVKVLSAESSAQGRKEFEAEVRIISRLKHRNLVQLLGWCDSRKGLLLVYELVAEGSLDRHLYSNDDSYLTWPQRYNIILGLGSALRYLHREWEQCIVHGDIKPSNIMLDSSLNTKLGDFGLARLVDHGTGLMQTTKAVLGTAGYIDPEFVNSRRPSTESDVYSFGVVLLEIVSGRPPVTETAGKTFSLLKWVWSMYSRDEILDAADPRLRGVQDDEWWMVRVLVVGLWCALPDRSERPSVAQAMNVLHSEEARLPELSLYMYMAVRPDPASSAGHGDFSIDDPGPGPGRSFIRSSSSNTGDTILSPGSLSAASVRHSRFPTV, encoded by the coding sequence ATGGGCTCCCGCCGTCATCCTAGTCCTCCTACGACCCTAGTCTTCCTGGTGTTGCTGCTATGCCTCTTCTGTGCGCCGCGCTGGGCCTTCTCGCTCTCCTTCAACCTCAACTTCTCCGACCCCATGGCCTTTTCATCGATCGTCATCGCCGGCGATGCATCCATCAGCCCACCAACGCTCGAGCTGACAAAAAGTGAACGGAATACAAATATTCAGGACAGCTTCGGCCGGGCGTCGTACGCGCACAAGGTGCCTCTATGGAGCAACGCCACCGGCGAGGTGGCTTGCTTCACCACCACCTTCTCCTTCCTAATCACTCCAGACAAGGCCAGCCTGCCGAATACAGGCGATGGGATGGCCTTCTTCCTCGCGCATTTCCCATCGGTGATCTCGCCCCTGAGCAACGGCGGTGGCCTCGGCCTCCTCCCGAGAGCCGCCAACGACGGTGGCCTCCCCAACAACACTGACGCGACAGGGGACAGCCGAATCGTGGCCGTCGAGTTCGACACTTACGACAACTCGGCTTATCGCGACATCAATGGGAACCATGTCGGCATCGACGTAAACTCCCTCATCTCCGCCGCGTCAACGGACACAACGACCTCGCCGGGCGAGAACCTCACGTCCCTCCATGTCATGAAAGCCACGGTGAAGTACCACAACGAGTCCAAGATGCTGGCAGTTCATCTCGTTATTGGTGATGCCTTGTACCAGGTTAATGCAACCATTGATTTGAGGAAATGTTTACCAGAAGAGGTCGCGGTCGGCTTCTCAGGGGCGACTGGCACGGTCGCTGAGCTGCACCAGATACTGTCATGGTCATTTAGCTCCACTCTCCAGGTTGAATCAAAGAAGGAAGCACATCCACCTGCTGAACCTCCTCTTCCAATTCCAACCACTAGCCGCAACGTCCACAAAAAGTTGGTACCCATCCTAGCAtctgtcctagttcctctccttttTTTGTTGGTCTGTGCGACCGCAGTGCTGGGATGGCGTCGACACAAGAAAAGAAGAGCAAACGAGGACAGCGAAGAAGAGTGTGACGACAGAGCTGAACTCGAGAGAGGTGTGGTTGCGGGCGGCCCCAGAAGGTACATCTACCACGAGCTGGTCGCAGCAACGAGCAACTTTGCGGAAGACGAGAAGCTCGGGCGAGGCGGCTTCGGGTGCGTTTACCGGGGTCACCTCACACTCACACCTGCCGTCGGTGGTGCCCAAGACCGCCGTGCGGTGGCGGTGAAGGTACTGTCAGCGGAGTCGTCAGCGCAGGGGAGGAAGGAGTTCGAGGCAGAGGTGAGGATCATCAGCAGATTGAAGCATCGCAACCTTGTGCAGCTGTTGGGTTGGTGCGACAGCCGCAAGGGGCTCCTGCTTGTCTACGAGCTTGTTGCGGAGGGCAGCCTAGACAGGCACCTCTACAGCAACGACGACAGCTATCTTACATGGCCACAGAGGTACAACATCATCCTCGGCTTGGGATCTGCGCTGCGCTACCTCCACAGAGAGTGGGAGCAGTGCATCGTGCACGGTGACATCAAGCCCAGCAACATCATGCTCGACTCGTCGCTCAACACCAAGCTTGGGGACTTTGGGTTGGCTCGGCTCGTCGACCACGGCACCGGGTTAATGCAGACCACCAAGGCCGTGCTCGGCACCGCTGGCTACATCGACCCCGAGTTCGTCAACTCGCGCCGGCCCAGCACCGAGTCTGACGTGTACAGCTTTGGCGTCGTCCTCCTGGAGATCGTCTCAGGCCGGCCGCCGGTGACTGAAACCGCGGGGAAAACCTTCTCGCTACTCAAATGGGTGTGGAGTATGTACAGCAGAGACGAGATCCTTGACGCGGCGGACCCGCGGCTGAGGGGTGTCCAGGACGACGAGTGGTGGATGGTGCGGGTGCTCGTTGTGGGCCTCTGGTGCGCGCTTCCGGACCGGAGCGAGCGGCCGTCCGTGGCGCAGGCCATGAACGTGCTGCATTCAGAAGAGGCGAGGCTGCCAGAGCTCTCGCTGTACATGTACATGGCTGTACGGCCAGATCCAGCATCGTCCGCCGGGCACGGCGATTTCTCCATCGATGACCCTGGCCCCGGCCCCGGCCGCAGTTTCATTCGCTCTTCTTCGAGCAACACCGGGGACACCATTCTTTCCCCGGGCTCCTTGTCGGCTGCGTCAGTTCGACATTCCAGGTTTCCGACGGTCTAG
- the LOC123168891 gene encoding L-type lectin-domain containing receptor kinase IX.1-like, with protein MLDSSLNTKLRDFGLARLVDHGARSMQTTKAVLGTVGYIDPEFVNTHRPSKESDVYSFGIVLLEIASGRRPVIETAERSFTLLSWVWGLYGRDAILDAADERLRGDEADERWMERVLVVGLWCAQPDQSERPSVAQAMHVLQSDEARLPALPLHMYRGAPNLASSVPYGSFSVDSSGSGCVRSSSVSTGNTTVSSESSSTALLRHSKDQAT; from the coding sequence ATGCTCGACTCGTCGCTCAACACCAAGCTCCGAGACTTCGGGTTGGCCCGGCTCGTCGACCACGGCGCCAGGTCAATGCAGACCACGAAGGCCGTGCTTGGCACCGTCGGCTACATCGACCCAGAGTTCGTCAACACGCACCGGCCCAGCAAAGAGTCGGACGTGTACAGCTTCGGCATCGTCCTCCTAGAGATTGCCTCCGGCCGGCGGCCGGTGATCGAGACCGCGGAGAGGTCCTTCACACTGCTCAGCTGGGTGTGGGGTCTCTACGGGAGGGACGCGATCCTTGACGCGGCTGACGAACGGCTGAGGGGCGACGAGGCGGACGAGCGGTGGATGGAGCGGGTGCTGGTCGTCGGGCTCTGGTGCGCGCAGCCGGaccagagcgagcggccgtctgtGGCGCAGGCCATGCATGTCCTGCAGTCCGACGAGGCGAGGCTGCCGGCGCTGCCGCTGCACATGTACAGAGGTGCACCGAATCTtgcgtcgtccgtcccgtacgggtCTTTCTCCGTGGACAGCTCCGGCTCCGGTTGCGTTCGCTCTTCTTCCGTCAGCACTGGCAACACCACTGTTTCTTCCGAGTCATCCTCAACCGCGCTGCTACGTCATTCCAAGGATCAAGCTACGTAG